A genome region from Gouania willdenowi chromosome 9, fGouWil2.1, whole genome shotgun sequence includes the following:
- the kctd10 gene encoding BTB/POZ domain-containing adapter for CUL3-mediated RhoA degradation protein 3, with product MEEMSGESVVSSAVPAATTRTTSFKGSSPSSKYVKLNVGGALYYTTMQTLTKQDTMLKAMFSGRMEVLTDSEGWILIDRCGKHFGTILNYLRDGAVPLPDSRRETEELLAEAKYYLVQGLADECTAALQNKETYEPLCKVPLMTSSKEEQRLIATSNKPTVKLLYNRSNNKYSYTSNSDDNMLKNIELFDKLSLRFNGRVLFIKDVIGDEICCWSFYGQGRKIAEVCCTSIVYATEKKQTKVEFPEARIYEETLNILLYESHDGRGPDNALLEATGGAAGRSSHLDEEEERERIERVRRIHIKRPDDRTHHHQ from the exons ATG GAAGAGATGTCAGGAGAAAGCGTGGTGAGCTCGGCAGTGCCAGCAGCTACAACCAGGACTACATCCTTCAAAGGCTCCAGCCCCAGCTCCAAATACGTGAAGTTAAATGTTGGCGGAGCACTTTACTACACTACCATGCAGACGCTGACCAAACAGGACACAATGCTCAAAGCAATGTTCAGCGGGCGGATGGAGGTTCTCACAGATAGTGAAG GATGGATCCTGATCGATCGTTGTGGGAAACATTTCGGAACGATCCTGAACTACCTCAGAGACGGGGCGGTCCCACTCCCGGATAGCCGGAGGGAAACGGAGGAACTGCTCGCTGAGGCCAAGTATTATCTTGTTCAGGGCCTGGCTGATGAATGCACTGCTGCTTTGCAG AACAAAGAAACCTATGAACCTCTCTGCAAAGTTCCTCTAATGACTTCATCTAAAGAAGAACAGAGACTTATTGCAACCTCCAAtaaa CCAACCGTTAAACTGCTGTATAACAGAAGCAACAACAAATATTCGTATACCAG CAACTCTGACGACAACATGCTGAAAAACATCGAGCTGTTTGATAAACTGTCTTTACGCTTCAATGGTCGAGTTCTCTTCATTAAAGACGTCATCGGGGACGAGATCTGCTGCTGGTCGTTTTACGGACAGGGACGCAAGATCGCAGAAGTGTGTTGCACTTCCATCGTGTACGCCACTGAAAAGAAGCAGACTAAG GTTGAGTTCCCTGAGGCGCGGATATATGAGGAGACCCTGAACATCCTCCTGTACGAGTCCCACGATGGCCGAGGCCCAGACAATGCCCTGCTAGAGGCCACAGGGGGCGCTGCAGGACGCTCCAGTCACCTGGACGAGGAAGAGGAGCGAGAACGAATCGAGAGAGTTCGTAGGATTCACATCAAACGACCAGACGACCGCACACACCACCACCAGTGA